In Phormidium yuhuli AB48, one genomic interval encodes:
- the sipA gene encoding regulatory protein SipA, whose translation MAELTVGATVRLVSRPPYLKTADPMPMLRPPTLLELGAKGVVVTRNPGGTWTIKFEGGTYLLDSQYLELVNS comes from the coding sequence ATGGCTGAGTTAACGGTGGGTGCAACGGTACGGTTAGTCAGCCGTCCTCCTTACCTCAAAACAGCAGATCCCATGCCGATGCTACGTCCTCCAACCCTGTTAGAATTGGGTGCGAAAGGAGTGGTGGTGACTCGTAATCCCGGAGGAACCTGGACGATTAAGTTTGAAGGAGGAACCTATCTTTTAGATAGTCAATATCTGGAGTTAGTCAACTCTTGA
- a CDS encoding TldD/PmbA family protein: protein MIEQLLDLALQQGADAAEVFQSRSHSRPVYFEANRLKQLESVESEGTSLRIWRNGQPGLAVAYGEIAPEDLVRRALSISQLNPQEPLDLQSPYPTANLDVGHPVSVEQLLSWGRESIEQIREHYPETLCTAAWECDHEEIHLANTAGLNCHYTDITLSSDLAVEWVRGDDFLSVSDGESQRDRLNPCQITEPILQRLAWATENVPCPSGRLPVLFTAKAADLLWGTIQAALNGKQALEQSSPWSSQLHQQVLSPLITLSQQPQRGPYSCPFDDEGTPTRPLTFIERGRLQLFYCDRRVGRLMGSGSTGNGFRPGLSSYPTPGLFNLIVEPGSGSLQELIAQLDQGLIVDEILGGGGGLSGDFSVNVALGYRVEKGQVLGRVKDTMVSGNVYTALREVVCLGGDARWNGSCYTPSIWVEGLSVTGQG from the coding sequence ATGATTGAACAACTCCTAGATTTAGCCCTACAACAAGGTGCAGACGCGGCGGAGGTCTTCCAATCGCGATCGCACAGTCGTCCAGTTTATTTTGAAGCCAACCGCCTTAAACAACTTGAGAGCGTGGAATCCGAGGGAACCAGTCTGCGAATCTGGCGTAATGGACAACCGGGCCTAGCGGTAGCCTACGGCGAAATTGCCCCGGAAGACTTAGTTCGTCGCGCCCTGAGCATCAGTCAGCTCAATCCCCAAGAACCCCTAGATTTGCAGTCTCCCTACCCCACCGCCAATCTGGATGTCGGTCACCCAGTCTCCGTAGAACAACTGTTGAGTTGGGGCCGCGAGAGTATTGAGCAAATCCGCGAACACTATCCAGAAACCCTCTGCACCGCTGCCTGGGAATGTGATCATGAGGAGATTCACCTGGCTAATACAGCAGGACTGAACTGTCACTATACCGATATTACCCTGAGTAGTGATTTGGCAGTGGAATGGGTGCGGGGAGATGATTTTCTGAGTGTCTCGGACGGGGAAAGCCAACGCGATCGCCTCAACCCCTGCCAGATTACTGAGCCTATTTTACAACGGTTGGCATGGGCAACGGAGAATGTACCTTGCCCTAGTGGTCGGCTCCCGGTGTTGTTTACGGCCAAAGCGGCTGACTTACTTTGGGGCACAATCCAAGCGGCTTTAAATGGCAAACAAGCCCTAGAACAGTCCTCACCCTGGAGTTCTCAACTCCATCAACAGGTTCTCTCCCCCCTGATTACCCTCTCGCAACAGCCGCAACGGGGCCCCTACAGTTGTCCCTTTGACGACGAAGGAACGCCAACTCGCCCCTTGACCTTCATTGAGAGGGGGAGGTTACAACTATTTTATTGCGATCGCCGAGTGGGGCGGCTGATGGGAAGTGGCAGTACGGGCAATGGGTTTCGTCCGGGATTGTCGAGTTATCCAACGCCGGGCCTGTTTAATCTAATCGTTGAGCCGGGGTCAGGGTCTTTGCAGGAGTTAATCGCTCAGTTAGATCAGGGCCTGATTGTGGATGAAATTCTGGGGGGTGGCGGTGGTTTATCGGGAGATTTTTCAGTGAATGTAGCCCTGGGGTATCGAGTGGAGAAGGGCCAGGTTCTAGGACGAGTGAAAGATACCATGGTCTCGGGCAATGTCTATACGGCGTTGCGGGAGGTGGTTTGCCTCGGGGGAGATGCCCGCTGGAATGGTTCCTGTTATACGCCCTCGATTTGGGTGGAGGGACTCTCCGTTACAGGACAGGGGTGA
- a CDS encoding SPFH domain-containing protein: MNSILAAILLSAIGYAAAGIKIINQGNLALVERLGKYDRTLEPGLSFVAPVIESIVWEDTTREQFCRIEPQLAITKDNVSLEVLAIVYWRIFNLEMAYYKIEDVAAALQNRISTIIAAEIGRRELDRTVTARAEINTVLLEQIEDETYEWGVKVLRVDIQKINPSATVLESMEIERAAEIKKRASILEAEGTAEYMRYIARALESRENAREILHFFMTQRYVDSSFKLSQSENSKVVFMDPKALSEALAPILGEELPHSNSQSNGSQNT; encoded by the coding sequence ATGAACTCTATTCTGGCCGCCATCCTGCTCTCGGCCATCGGTTATGCCGCCGCCGGGATTAAGATTATCAATCAAGGAAACCTCGCCCTAGTCGAGCGCTTGGGGAAATATGATCGTACCCTAGAACCGGGGTTAAGCTTTGTGGCCCCCGTCATCGAGAGTATCGTCTGGGAAGACACCACCCGCGAACAGTTTTGTCGCATTGAGCCTCAGCTTGCCATCACTAAGGATAATGTCTCTTTAGAGGTCTTGGCAATCGTGTACTGGCGCATCTTCAACTTAGAGATGGCCTACTATAAAATCGAAGATGTAGCCGCCGCCCTACAAAACCGCATCAGTACCATTATTGCCGCTGAAATTGGACGACGGGAGCTGGACCGTACCGTGACGGCCCGGGCAGAAATTAACACAGTTCTCCTAGAACAAATTGAAGATGAAACCTATGAATGGGGTGTCAAAGTCTTACGGGTAGATATTCAGAAAATCAACCCCTCGGCGACGGTCTTAGAATCCATGGAAATTGAGCGGGCCGCAGAAATCAAAAAACGGGCCTCGATCCTGGAAGCAGAAGGAACCGCTGAATATATGCGATACATTGCCCGGGCCTTGGAGTCTCGGGAAAATGCCCGCGAGATTCTCCACTTCTTCATGACCCAACGCTATGTCGACTCTAGCTTTAAGCTCAGTCAGAGTGAAAACTCGAAAGTGGTCTTTATGGACCCCAAAGCGCTCTCTGAAGCACTGGCTCCCATCTTAGGGGAAGAACTTCCTCACTCAAATTCCCAGTCTAACGGGTCCCAGAACACCTAA
- a CDS encoding alpha/beta fold hydrolase gives MSTTLPRTPPSQTYHWENYRCAYTVEHPPQSQGIPLVLIHPIGVGLSRQFWSRFCQEWQRQDQVNPLYLPDLLGCGESEMPRIAYRPEDWSNQLHHFLNTVIQQPVILVAQGALSKEA, from the coding sequence ATGTCCACCACCCTTCCCCGAACTCCCCCCAGCCAAACCTACCACTGGGAGAATTACCGTTGTGCCTATACCGTTGAGCATCCTCCCCAATCTCAGGGAATCCCGCTCGTGCTGATTCATCCCATTGGCGTGGGCCTATCGCGGCAGTTTTGGTCCCGCTTCTGTCAAGAGTGGCAGCGTCAAGACCAGGTTAATCCCCTCTATCTTCCCGATTTACTCGGCTGTGGCGAGAGTGAAATGCCCCGGATTGCCTATCGTCCCGAAGATTGGTCGAACCAACTCCACCATTTCCTCAACACGGTGATTCAGCAACCCGTCATCCTTGTGGCACAGGGGGCCCTGTCCAAGGAAGCCTGA
- a CDS encoding pre-16S rRNA-processing nuclease YqgF gives MTPDSLKDFPLLGFDPGRDKCGVAVMEPGGRVLEAQVVPSNGALDTLKDWANRFHVTTLIIGDRTTSRDWQTRIRQQLPQLEIVTVNEQNSTLEARDRYWHLYPPRGFSRLIPQGLRLPPRPIDDIVAILLIERYLSLP, from the coding sequence ATGACACCCGACTCGTTGAAGGACTTCCCCCTCTTAGGATTTGATCCCGGTCGCGATAAGTGTGGCGTGGCGGTGATGGAGCCGGGTGGCCGGGTGTTAGAGGCCCAGGTAGTGCCGAGCAACGGCGCCCTTGATACTCTCAAGGATTGGGCCAATCGCTTTCACGTAACGACGTTGATTATCGGCGATCGCACGACATCTCGGGACTGGCAAACTCGGATTCGTCAACAACTCCCCCAACTGGAGATCGTCACGGTCAATGAGCAAAATAGTACCTTAGAGGCGCGCGATCGCTATTGGCATTTGTATCCACCTCGGGGATTCTCACGCCTAATTCCGCAAGGATTGCGACTGCCACCTCGACCGATTGATGATATCGTGGCTATCTTACTGATAGAACGCTATCTCAGCTTGCCCTAA
- the rnc gene encoding ribonuclease III has protein sequence MASVMGLTFKNSALLDQAFVHRSYANESPIPIEDNERLEFLGDAVLNFISGSFLYRMYPQFSEEKLTKLRSNLVDEPHLATLARELRLNERLQLGQGEQQGHGSDKDSILSDAFEAVIGAYFLDAGIEAVREFVEPLLSQAIAKMAAQQDLDKHLGDRITDAKSRLQEWMQRHHGKPPTYRLIEERGEPHNRIFVVQVWGQGKLLGTGIGSRKRAAEQEAAQEAIRHLQEAGLMSS, from the coding sequence ATGGCATCTGTGATGGGTCTAACCTTTAAAAACTCGGCTTTATTAGACCAGGCATTCGTTCATCGCTCTTATGCCAATGAGTCCCCGATCCCGATTGAAGACAATGAGCGATTGGAATTTTTAGGGGATGCTGTCCTTAACTTTATTAGTGGCTCATTTCTCTATCGAATGTATCCTCAGTTTAGCGAAGAGAAACTCACTAAGCTGCGCTCAAACTTAGTGGACGAACCTCACCTAGCGACCTTAGCACGAGAGCTACGGCTGAATGAGCGCCTTCAGCTCGGACAGGGGGAACAGCAAGGCCACGGCAGCGATAAAGATTCAATTCTCAGTGATGCCTTTGAGGCGGTCATTGGGGCTTATTTTTTGGATGCGGGAATTGAGGCTGTGCGAGAGTTTGTTGAACCGTTACTGAGCCAGGCGATCGCCAAAATGGCAGCGCAGCAAGACTTAGACAAACACCTGGGCGATCGCATCACCGATGCCAAGAGTCGCTTACAAGAATGGATGCAACGACACCATGGCAAACCTCCCACCTATCGCCTAATAGAAGAGCGAGGAGAGCCCCATAACCGCATCTTTGTGGTCCAAGTCTGGGGCCAAGGGAAACTCTTAGGAACGGGCATAGGGTCACGCAAGCGAGCGGCGGAACAAGAGGCAGCCCAAGAGGCGATCAGGCACTTGCAGGAGGCGGGGTTAATGTCGTCCTAA
- a CDS encoding Tab2/Atab2 family RNA-binding protein, protein MGTVWELDFYSRPLVDDTQKKRWELLICESPLSVSRSPESLFRYSQYCPSSTVNSTWLKEALGQAIAEASTPPTKVRFFRRQMNNMIVKACKDMGLDAQVSRRTLALYQWLEERMTTVYPQDPDYQEAAVRTSSVRYEVQAPRPLPDALEGNKWAMVSLTAADFADLPEWTIDFGESFPLELLNLPEDTVIPGLVIYSPRAFPIAAWMSGLELGFIKFVPSPRPRLILETEDDSSWVLADLTTERSVHDGKTFEDQKYKAGGAHFLAVQSSPEVEAFAGFWLLPELNLG, encoded by the coding sequence ATGGGAACTGTCTGGGAACTTGACTTCTACTCCCGTCCCCTCGTGGACGACACTCAAAAGAAACGCTGGGAACTGCTGATTTGCGAAAGTCCCTTATCGGTGTCGCGATCGCCCGAAAGCTTGTTTCGCTATTCCCAATACTGCCCCAGTAGCACGGTGAACTCCACCTGGCTCAAAGAGGCTCTAGGCCAGGCCATAGCTGAAGCCTCCACGCCTCCAACTAAGGTGCGCTTTTTTCGGCGACAGATGAACAATATGATCGTCAAAGCCTGTAAGGATATGGGGCTAGATGCTCAAGTGAGTCGCCGCACCTTGGCTCTGTATCAATGGTTGGAAGAACGGATGACAACGGTTTATCCCCAAGATCCCGACTACCAGGAAGCGGCTGTACGGACCTCCTCAGTTCGCTACGAGGTTCAGGCCCCTCGTCCTCTTCCCGATGCCCTAGAGGGGAATAAATGGGCGATGGTGAGCTTAACAGCTGCTGATTTCGCTGATTTGCCGGAATGGACTATTGATTTTGGTGAGTCATTTCCTCTAGAGCTGTTAAATCTCCCTGAGGATACGGTGATTCCCGGCTTAGTCATCTACTCCCCTCGCGCTTTTCCCATTGCTGCCTGGATGTCTGGGTTGGAACTTGGCTTTATCAAGTTTGTCCCGAGCCCTCGGCCTCGTTTAATTTTAGAAACGGAAGATGACTCAAGTTGGGTGTTGGCGGATCTGACAACGGAACGCAGTGTCCATGATGGTAAAACCTTTGAAGATCAAAAATATAAGGCTGGGGGCGCTCATTTCCTAGCGGTTCAATCCTCCCCGGAGGTGGAAGCGTTTGCAGGCTTCTGGCTGCTCCCGGAACTTAATCTGGGCTGA
- a CDS encoding GAF domain-containing protein, translated as MILATLPGSQFPHVAMVVPDPNFLSDDDEQLQSIKQVSGIEAALSDCRDLSELVDLVLHKGREMTCSDAGSVYLVDRSCPEFPVLLFKAAQNDSRPSVSFREFAMPLTKESIAGYVALTGESLNLADAYRPPNHRPYRFNRNFDVDIGYRTRSMLAIPMDNGHGETIGVLQLLNRKVRPDIILRPENVVTSTQAYSSQECHMVQFLASQAGSSIERNHW; from the coding sequence ATGATTTTGGCAACTCTTCCCGGTAGCCAGTTTCCCCATGTAGCGATGGTAGTCCCTGATCCTAACTTTCTGAGTGATGATGATGAGCAGTTGCAGTCTATAAAGCAGGTGTCTGGTATTGAAGCGGCCCTCTCGGACTGTCGCGACCTCTCAGAACTCGTTGACCTGGTTCTCCACAAAGGCCGGGAAATGACCTGTAGTGATGCGGGTAGCGTCTATCTCGTCGATCGCAGTTGTCCAGAGTTTCCTGTTTTGCTATTTAAGGCCGCTCAAAATGATTCCCGTCCCTCGGTCTCCTTTCGGGAGTTTGCGATGCCTCTGACGAAAGAGAGTATTGCGGGCTATGTGGCGTTGACTGGGGAATCTCTGAATCTCGCCGACGCCTACCGTCCCCCCAACCACCGGCCCTATCGTTTCAACCGCAACTTTGATGTAGATATTGGCTATCGCACCCGCTCAATGTTAGCGATTCCCATGGACAATGGCCATGGGGAGACCATTGGTGTGTTGCAACTGCTCAATCGTAAAGTTCGCCCTGACATCATCTTACGGCCCGAGAATGTTGTCACCTCGACCCAAGCCTATAGTTCCCAGGAATGCCATATGGTGCAATTCCTCGCGAGTCAGGCGGGGAGTTCCATTGAGAGGAATCATTGGTAG
- a CDS encoding hybrid sensor histidine kinase/response regulator yields the protein MNYSLDPSMLAAIAEEARQCFLEEDAPVYLQVLQQGLQQLTVGQSPDYQALMRAAHSVKGGAGVAQMPGLSRLAHPLEDLLEAWNDGKIQGEQQEIALHLLQEGLETLTELLELAQAQGIDLEPDSTLLTALHQFQAQLQDPGSEERSPSSSERLSPGKRRLIQQALSVDLEACLQTLESHLQEDQPKLAEAIALFFDEGLLIGEAYGLDWLVSTIEAANPQLDQGGDPLEDLARQLLATVRSQRQAYLETLEAGDTPGKFQGGSFPSSLATPAAPPPASAERTTVTPAPTPPSLRQQQLRIPLERMELMGSLVGELIVSHERLTLQQRQLRQASQTLRRIVQQVKPVRDDVQTLYDRLSTLDHPSHPQAPSEETGEFDLLELDRYTALHSSLQTFEELIAQVQETRLDIDIVSRELAQDLGQVRRDLDHLYDEVTTSRLVPFKVFAERFIPQLERLNRRCQKASRLEISGENVLVDRILLEQLQTPLTHVLNNALDHGIEAPEDRRLLGKPDLAQIHLGARTEGSEVVITIADDGRGINLESIYRKAVEQGVLEAGVSMNQLPRETLLNLIFEPSFSTADAVSDISGRGVGMDVVRTQVRQLRGTVEVDTIPSKGTTFTVRLPLSLNLLSVLLCQIGQQLVAIPSDTVLDLLPYDDAVGVGQLLVTSDPLTPGWVSPNTGERPGERLEQSMTWRGQVLSLFPLWELLPYSSGGTMSHRPRVVLVLRGAMEPLAVVIDRIVDERPLILKPFDDTVAIPPYLAGCAILGTGEAVPTILPRFLKGRLTTQDRVAASPQVGRSPGRDVPTILIAEDSTGARRSLERILSSAGFAVVPCRDGQEAWKKLEQRQGQVDMLVTDIEMPILNGFDLLARIRAHGSWYGLPTIVLTSRTGDRHRQKAESLGANSYLGKPVAPAELLATIEDILTAWSPVS from the coding sequence ATGAATTATAGTCTTGATCCGTCAATGTTGGCGGCGATCGCCGAGGAGGCCCGACAGTGTTTTCTGGAAGAGGATGCTCCGGTTTATTTGCAGGTGTTACAACAGGGACTGCAACAGTTGACGGTGGGCCAGTCCCCTGACTACCAGGCCCTGATGCGGGCGGCCCATTCCGTTAAGGGTGGGGCAGGAGTCGCCCAAATGCCAGGATTGAGTCGTTTAGCTCATCCCCTTGAAGACCTCCTTGAAGCCTGGAATGATGGCAAAATTCAGGGGGAGCAACAGGAGATCGCCTTACATCTGTTGCAAGAGGGCCTAGAAACCTTGACGGAGTTATTGGAGTTAGCTCAAGCTCAAGGGATAGATTTGGAGCCAGACTCGACCTTACTGACGGCCCTACACCAGTTTCAAGCGCAACTGCAAGACCCAGGCTCTGAGGAGCGTTCACCGTCGTCCTCTGAACGTCTCTCTCCCGGTAAGCGTCGTCTCATTCAACAGGCCCTTTCTGTGGATTTAGAAGCCTGTTTACAGACCCTAGAGAGTCATCTCCAGGAGGACCAACCGAAGTTGGCGGAGGCGATCGCCCTATTCTTTGATGAAGGTCTGTTAATTGGCGAAGCCTATGGCTTGGACTGGTTGGTGAGTACAATTGAGGCGGCGAACCCTCAGTTGGATCAAGGGGGTGATCCCTTGGAGGACTTGGCGCGACAGCTATTGGCAACGGTGCGATCGCAACGACAGGCCTATCTAGAGACCCTGGAAGCGGGGGATACGCCGGGAAAGTTCCAAGGGGGTAGTTTCCCCAGTTCCCTGGCAACTCCGGCTGCGCCACCCCCCGCCTCTGCCGAGAGGACAACGGTAACCCCGGCCCCCACTCCCCCCTCCCTACGCCAACAACAGTTACGGATTCCCTTAGAACGGATGGAGTTAATGGGAAGTCTGGTGGGGGAACTGATTGTCTCCCATGAGCGCCTAACCTTACAACAACGGCAACTGAGACAGGCTAGCCAAACCCTGCGGCGTATTGTGCAGCAGGTCAAACCGGTTCGCGACGATGTTCAAACCCTGTATGATCGCCTCTCTACCCTGGACCATCCCTCCCACCCACAAGCCCCCAGTGAAGAGACCGGGGAGTTTGATTTATTAGAATTAGATCGCTACACAGCCCTCCATAGCAGCTTACAAACCTTTGAGGAGTTAATCGCTCAGGTTCAGGAAACCCGCCTCGATATTGATATTGTTAGCCGGGAATTGGCTCAGGATCTCGGGCAAGTTCGCCGAGATTTAGATCATCTCTATGATGAAGTCACCACATCGCGCTTAGTACCTTTTAAGGTCTTCGCGGAACGCTTTATTCCCCAATTAGAACGACTCAATCGCCGCTGTCAGAAAGCCTCTCGTCTAGAAATTTCTGGGGAGAACGTCTTAGTCGATCGCATTTTGCTTGAACAACTCCAAACTCCCCTGACTCATGTCTTGAATAATGCCTTAGACCACGGAATTGAGGCTCCGGAAGACCGCCGTTTGTTAGGGAAACCAGATTTGGCTCAAATTCACTTGGGGGCCCGCACTGAAGGGAGCGAGGTGGTGATTACCATTGCCGATGATGGTCGCGGGATTAACCTAGAATCGATTTACCGGAAGGCCGTAGAGCAGGGGGTATTGGAGGCAGGAGTCTCCATGAATCAGTTACCCCGGGAAACGCTGCTAAATTTGATTTTTGAGCCGAGTTTTTCCACGGCGGATGCGGTCAGTGATATTTCCGGCCGGGGGGTGGGCATGGATGTGGTGCGGACTCAGGTGCGACAGTTACGGGGAACGGTGGAGGTGGATACCATTCCCTCTAAAGGCACAACCTTTACGGTGCGGTTACCGTTGAGTTTGAATTTACTCTCGGTGTTGCTCTGTCAGATTGGCCAGCAGTTGGTGGCGATTCCCAGTGACACGGTCTTGGATTTGTTGCCTTATGATGACGCGGTGGGGGTGGGACAACTGCTGGTGACATCAGACCCCTTGACCCCCGGATGGGTCAGCCCCAATACTGGGGAACGTCCCGGGGAAAGGCTAGAACAGTCCATGACCTGGCGCGGTCAGGTGTTATCGTTGTTTCCCCTCTGGGAGTTGCTACCCTACTCAAGTGGGGGGACGATGTCTCATCGGCCGCGGGTGGTGCTGGTGCTGCGGGGGGCAATGGAGCCTCTGGCGGTGGTGATCGATCGCATTGTTGATGAACGACCCCTGATTCTCAAACCGTTTGATGACACCGTCGCCATTCCTCCCTATCTAGCTGGCTGTGCCATTTTGGGAACGGGGGAGGCGGTTCCCACAATTTTACCGAGATTCCTCAAGGGGCGTTTAACGACTCAAGACCGAGTCGCGGCATCCCCCCAGGTGGGACGTTCCCCCGGAAGAGATGTGCCCACAATTTTGATTGCAGAAGACTCAACGGGGGCCCGGCGATCGCTGGAGCGAATTTTGAGTTCGGCTGGCTTTGCGGTGGTTCCCTGTCGTGATGGACAGGAAGCTTGGAAAAAGTTAGAGCAACGACAGGGCCAGGTTGATATGTTGGTGACGGATATTGAGATGCCGATTCTGAATGGCTTCGATTTGTTAGCCCGGATTCGCGCTCATGGCAGTTGGTATGGCCTACCGACGATTGTCTTAACATCCCGGACCGGCGATCGCCACCGCCAGAAAGCCGAAAGTCTCGGGGCAAATAGCTATCTCGGGAAACCCGTGGCTCCGGCGGAACTGTTAGCAACGATTGAAGACATTTTAACGGCGTGGAGTCCTGTGAGTTGA
- a CDS encoding tetratricopeptide repeat protein: MSFSPKVPIVTMSLGVLVIAVASSVQPRSLTENSSLDSSLDSPDEVSSSWREEQLRKSALSQPYLSAIAQAQISLEAEDYETAVQDFSRAIELYAETARGYHGRAIARLQLGDYDGAIVDFSRALDFEPEDVRTYTNRGKAYEAIGDRESALQDYNRAITLNPDYPDAYFSRASLHFQIGNYEAALEDLNQTLLLEPESARAFYNRAMVHVKLERLERAIADLETAEALFRKQDDFASSEYTLNTLNTLKGL; encoded by the coding sequence ATGAGTTTTAGTCCCAAGGTTCCCATTGTTACCATGAGTCTCGGTGTACTGGTAATAGCCGTGGCATCCTCAGTACAACCTCGCAGTTTGACGGAAAACTCAAGTTTAGATTCCTCCTTGGATTCCCCGGATGAGGTGAGTTCTTCCTGGCGAGAGGAACAACTGCGTAAATCTGCCCTAAGTCAGCCCTACCTGAGTGCGATCGCCCAGGCGCAAATTAGTTTGGAGGCGGAAGACTATGAAACAGCGGTGCAGGACTTTAGCCGTGCTATTGAACTCTATGCTGAGACCGCGCGGGGCTATCATGGACGGGCGATCGCCCGCTTGCAACTTGGCGACTATGATGGGGCAATCGTTGATTTTAGCCGGGCCTTAGACTTTGAGCCTGAAGATGTGCGCACCTATACCAATCGTGGCAAAGCTTACGAAGCCATCGGCGATCGTGAGTCAGCCTTGCAAGACTATAACCGCGCCATTACCCTCAATCCCGACTATCCAGATGCTTACTTCAGTCGTGCTAGCCTTCACTTCCAGATTGGAAATTATGAGGCGGCCCTAGAAGACCTCAACCAAACCCTGCTCCTAGAACCCGAGTCGGCCAGAGCCTTTTATAATCGGGCGATGGTCCACGTGAAACTAGAGCGGCTGGAGCGAGCTATTGCTGACTTAGAAACCGCCGAAGCCCTATTCCGGAAGCAGGATGATTTCGCCTCGTCTGAATATACCCTCAATACCCTCAATACCCTCAAGGGTCTTTAG
- a CDS encoding tetratricopeptide repeat protein, producing the protein MLTLLCSLGLLLGQPPNAQAEPSPSLSDAVIEELEQISDRAREAAQQGNFDEAEALLDALIEQIPQNPALWSNRGNVRVSQNKLEAALEDYNHAIELAPEFPETYLNRGTAYEALGRWSEAIADYNHVLEQSRDDVAAYNNRGNAKAGQGDWSGAIADYRQAMERAPDFALARANYALALYQAEQSQQALQEMRNLVRRYPQFADMRAALTAVLWDMGKRGEAESNWVAVAGLDSRYGDIDWVRGVRRWPPRMTEALENFLTLDAPTP; encoded by the coding sequence TTGCTGACCCTACTCTGTAGTTTAGGGCTACTCCTAGGACAACCGCCCAACGCCCAAGCTGAGCCATCCCCATCCTTGAGTGATGCCGTCATTGAGGAACTTGAACAGATCAGCGATCGCGCCCGCGAGGCCGCCCAACAGGGTAACTTTGACGAAGCCGAAGCCCTCCTGGACGCCTTAATTGAACAAATCCCCCAAAACCCGGCCCTCTGGAGTAATCGCGGCAACGTACGGGTGAGCCAAAACAAGCTCGAAGCCGCCCTAGAGGACTACAATCACGCCATCGAACTAGCCCCTGAGTTCCCGGAGACCTATCTCAACCGAGGCACCGCCTACGAGGCTCTTGGACGGTGGTCTGAGGCCATCGCTGACTATAACCATGTCTTAGAACAGTCAAGGGACGACGTCGCCGCCTACAACAACCGAGGCAACGCCAAAGCTGGACAGGGAGACTGGTCTGGGGCGATCGCCGACTACCGCCAAGCCATGGAACGGGCCCCCGATTTCGCCCTAGCTCGAGCCAACTACGCCCTGGCCCTATACCAAGCCGAACAATCCCAGCAGGCCCTGCAGGAGATGCGAAACCTCGTGCGCCGTTATCCTCAGTTTGCCGACATGCGAGCAGCCCTCACCGCCGTTTTATGGGACATGGGAAAACGGGGAGAAGCGGAAAGTAACTGGGTGGCCGTTGCCGGATTAGATAGTCGCTATGGTGATATCGATTGGGTGCGCGGAGTTCGTCGCTGGCCCCCACGGATGACTGAGGCCTTGGAGAACTTTCTCACCCTCGATGCTCCCACCCCTTAG
- a CDS encoding 4a-hydroxytetrahydrobiopterin dehydratase encodes MALLSSSEIQSQASQLSDWTVEGKELKRTFKFKDFVQAINFVNQLVEPAEAAGHHPDLSISYNKVTVILTSHDAGGLTESDFEMAKTISAL; translated from the coding sequence ATGGCACTACTAAGTAGCAGTGAAATTCAAAGCCAGGCCAGTCAACTCTCAGATTGGACTGTTGAGGGTAAAGAATTAAAACGAACCTTTAAGTTCAAAGATTTTGTGCAAGCCATCAATTTTGTAAATCAACTGGTTGAACCAGCTGAGGCGGCTGGCCATCATCCAGATTTGAGTATTTCTTACAACAAAGTCACGGTCATCCTCACCAGTCATGATGCTGGAGGACTAACAGAAAGTGACTTTGAGATGGCGAAAACGATCTCGGCCCTCTAA